From Streptomyces cyaneogriseus subsp. noncyanogenus, the proteins below share one genomic window:
- a CDS encoding sugar phosphate nucleotidyltransferase — MIGLVLAAGAGRRLRPYTDTLPKALVPVGPEGAEDSLTVLDLTLGNFAEVGLTEAAIIVGYRKEAVYARKEALEAKYGLKLTLIDNDKAEEWNNAYSLWCGREALKDGVILANGDTVHPVSVEKTLLAARGDGKKIILALDTVKQLAEEEMKVVVDPATGVRRITKLMDPAEATGEYIGVTLIEGEAAAELADALKATFERDPQLYYEDGYQELVDRGFTVDVAPIGDVRWVEIDNHDDLAKGREIACQY, encoded by the coding sequence ATGATCGGCCTCGTGCTGGCGGCCGGTGCCGGACGGCGCCTGCGCCCCTACACCGACACCCTGCCCAAGGCGCTGGTGCCGGTGGGGCCCGAGGGCGCCGAGGACAGCCTGACCGTGCTCGACCTGACGCTCGGCAACTTCGCGGAGGTCGGGCTGACCGAGGCCGCGATCATCGTCGGTTACCGCAAGGAGGCCGTGTACGCGCGCAAGGAGGCGCTGGAGGCGAAGTACGGCCTGAAGCTCACCTTGATCGACAACGACAAGGCCGAGGAGTGGAACAACGCCTACTCCCTGTGGTGCGGCCGGGAGGCGCTGAAGGACGGCGTGATCCTCGCCAACGGCGACACGGTGCACCCGGTGTCGGTGGAGAAGACGCTGCTGGCCGCCCGTGGTGACGGGAAGAAGATCATCCTGGCGCTGGACACGGTGAAGCAGCTCGCCGAGGAGGAGATGAAGGTCGTCGTCGACCCGGCCACGGGGGTGCGGCGGATCACCAAGCTGATGGACCCGGCGGAGGCGACCGGTGAGTACATCGGTGTGACGCTGATCGAGGGGGAGGCCGCCGCCGAGCTGGCCGACGCCCTGAAGGCGACCTTCGAGCGGGACCCGCAGCTCTACTACGAGGACGGCTACCAGGAGCTGGTCGACCGGGGCTTCACGGTGGACGTGGCGCCGATCGGCGATGTGCGGTGGGTCGAGATCGACAACCACGACGACCTCGCCAAGGGCCGGGAGATCGCGTGCCAGTACTGA
- a CDS encoding DUF5941 domain-containing protein, which translates to MPTAILTGQPVPGSSIESDLRSLGFDVRTAADAAETEALLARVPGGERVAVVDARFVGHPHALRLGLTDPRFPLAAIPGAVAAQPGGRQALTRAMARENSAGGGTCPEFATASRQAGATTAVGSLPDRIATALDAGGDGVHRPELGTLVAVVPEDPQARNEARQAVAAVDDEAVRLKSAVKARDGFFTTFFISPYSRYLARWCARRGLTPNQVTTASLLTALIAAGCAATGTRGGFAAAGLLLLLSFVLDCTDGQLARYSLQYSTLGAWLDATFDRAKEYAYYAGLALGAARGGDDVWSLALGAMVLQTCRHVVDFSFNEANHDATANTSPTAALSDKLDSVGWTVWVRRMIVLPIGERWAMIAVLTAVTTPRITFYALLVGCAFAAAYTTAGRVLRSLTRKARRTDRAATALADLADSGPLAQGFAAALKRPARRLPALAPPALALLGGLAVTATAALTGFGSPWPAVAALGYALTSGLAVARPLKGSLDWLVPPFLRAAEYGTVLLLAAKAEADGAVNGVLPAAFGLVAAVAYHHYDTVYRIRGDAGAPPHWLVRAIGGHEGRTLLAAVLAVLLTAAQFKVALTVLAVAVALVVLVESIRFWVAAHKGGAPAVHDEGEPA; encoded by the coding sequence TTGCCGACCGCCATCCTCACCGGTCAGCCGGTTCCCGGTTCGTCGATCGAAAGCGATCTGCGGTCGCTCGGTTTCGACGTGCGCACCGCCGCCGACGCCGCCGAGACCGAAGCCCTGCTGGCCCGCGTGCCGGGCGGGGAACGGGTCGCCGTGGTCGACGCCCGGTTCGTGGGCCACCCGCACGCGCTGCGCCTCGGCCTCACCGACCCCCGCTTCCCGCTGGCCGCCATCCCCGGCGCCGTGGCCGCCCAGCCGGGCGGCCGCCAGGCCCTGACCCGCGCGATGGCCCGCGAGAACAGCGCGGGCGGCGGCACCTGCCCCGAGTTCGCGACCGCGTCGCGGCAGGCCGGCGCCACCACCGCCGTCGGCAGCCTCCCCGACCGGATCGCCACCGCCCTGGACGCCGGCGGCGACGGCGTGCACCGGCCCGAGCTCGGCACCCTCGTCGCCGTCGTCCCCGAGGACCCCCAGGCCCGCAACGAGGCCCGGCAGGCCGTGGCCGCCGTCGACGACGAGGCCGTCCGCCTGAAGTCGGCCGTGAAGGCCCGCGACGGCTTCTTCACCACCTTCTTCATCAGCCCCTACTCCCGCTACCTCGCCCGCTGGTGCGCCCGCCGCGGCCTGACCCCCAACCAGGTCACGACCGCCTCCCTGCTCACCGCGCTGATCGCGGCGGGCTGCGCGGCCACCGGCACCCGCGGCGGATTCGCCGCAGCCGGCCTGCTGCTGCTCCTCTCCTTCGTGCTGGACTGCACCGACGGCCAGCTCGCCCGCTACTCGCTGCAGTACTCCACCCTCGGCGCCTGGCTCGACGCCACCTTCGACCGTGCCAAGGAGTACGCCTACTACGCCGGCCTCGCCCTGGGCGCCGCCCGCGGCGGCGACGACGTGTGGAGCCTCGCCCTGGGCGCGATGGTCCTGCAGACCTGCCGCCACGTGGTGGACTTCTCCTTCAACGAGGCCAACCACGACGCCACCGCCAACACCAGCCCCACCGCCGCCCTGTCCGACAAGCTCGACAGCGTCGGCTGGACGGTCTGGGTGCGCCGGATGATCGTCCTGCCGATCGGCGAACGCTGGGCCATGATCGCCGTCCTCACCGCGGTCACCACCCCCCGCATCACCTTCTACGCGCTGCTCGTCGGCTGCGCCTTCGCCGCGGCGTACACCACGGCCGGCCGGGTGCTGCGCTCGCTGACCCGCAAGGCCCGGCGAACCGACCGGGCGGCCACGGCGCTGGCCGACCTCGCCGACTCCGGGCCGCTCGCCCAGGGCTTCGCGGCGGCCCTCAAGCGGCCCGCCCGCCGGCTGCCCGCCCTCGCGCCCCCCGCCCTCGCCCTGCTCGGCGGCCTGGCGGTCACCGCGACCGCGGCCCTGACCGGCTTCGGCAGCCCCTGGCCCGCCGTCGCCGCCCTCGGCTACGCCCTCACCTCGGGGCTGGCCGTCGCCCGCCCGCTCAAGGGCTCCCTCGACTGGCTCGTCCCCCCGTTCCTGCGCGCCGCCGAGTACGGCACCGTCCTGCTGCTGGCCGCGAAGGCGGAGGCCGACGGAGCGGTGAACGGTGTGCTCCCGGCGGCGTTCGGGCTGGTGGCGGCGGTCGCCTACCATCACTACGACACGGTCTACCGCATCCGCGGCGACGCGGGTGCGCCCCCGCACTGGCTGGTGCGGGCGATCGGAGGCCACGAGGGCCGCACACTGCTGGCCGCCGTGCTGGCCGTCCTGCTCACCGCCGCGCAGTTCAAGGTCGCGCTCACGGTCCTCGCCGTGGCCGTCGCCCTCGTGGTGCTCGTGGAGAGCATCCGCTTCTGGGTGGCCGCCCACAAGGGCGGCGCACCCGCCGTACACGACGAAGGAGAACCCGCATGA
- a CDS encoding ABC transporter permease, which yields MSETTHDGTVAVTATPVSPGEGLTAAQLAARHGLTVSGARPPLGEYVRQLWGRRHFIVAFSQAKLTAQYSQAKLGQLWQVATPLLNAAVYFSIFGLILEADRGMTREVYVPFLVTGVFLFTFTQSSVMAGVRAISGNLGLVRALHFPRASLPISFALQQLQQLLFSMIVLFAVVIGFGSYPRLSWLLIVPVLALQFLFNTGLALAMARAGAKTPDLAQLMPFIMRTWMYASGVMFSIPVFLADHPGWIATVLQWNPAAVYMDLMRFALIDGYGSENLPDHVWAVACGWAVLFAVGGFVYFWKAEERYGRG from the coding sequence GTGAGTGAGACAACGCACGACGGCACGGTCGCGGTGACCGCCACGCCGGTGTCGCCCGGCGAGGGCCTCACGGCGGCGCAGCTCGCCGCCCGCCACGGGCTGACCGTGAGCGGGGCCCGGCCGCCCCTCGGCGAGTACGTCCGCCAGCTCTGGGGGCGGCGCCACTTCATCGTCGCCTTCTCCCAGGCCAAGCTGACCGCACAGTACAGCCAGGCCAAGCTGGGCCAGCTCTGGCAGGTGGCCACGCCGCTGCTGAACGCCGCGGTGTACTTCTCCATCTTCGGCCTGATCCTGGAGGCCGACCGGGGCATGACCCGGGAGGTGTACGTCCCCTTCCTGGTCACCGGCGTGTTCCTGTTCACCTTCACGCAGAGCTCGGTGATGGCGGGCGTACGGGCGATCTCGGGCAATCTGGGCCTGGTGCGCGCGCTGCACTTCCCGCGGGCGTCGCTGCCGATCTCCTTCGCGCTGCAACAGCTCCAGCAACTGCTGTTCTCGATGATCGTGCTGTTCGCCGTGGTGATCGGGTTCGGCAGCTACCCGAGGCTGTCCTGGCTGCTGATCGTGCCGGTGCTGGCGTTGCAGTTCCTGTTCAACACCGGTCTGGCGCTGGCCATGGCCCGGGCGGGCGCCAAGACGCCGGACCTGGCGCAGCTGATGCCGTTCATCATGCGCACCTGGATGTACGCGTCCGGCGTGATGTTCTCCATCCCGGTCTTCCTGGCCGACCACCCCGGCTGGATCGCCACCGTCCTGCAGTGGAACCCGGCCGCGGTCTACATGGACCTGATGCGTTTCGCCCTGATCGACGGCTACGGCTCCGAGAACCTGCCCGACCACGTCTGGGCGGTCGCGTGCGGCTGGGCCGTGCTGTTCGCCGTCGGCGGTTTCGTGTACTTCTGGAAGGCGGAGGAGAGGTACGGCCGTGGCTGA
- a CDS encoding ABC transporter ATP-binding protein — MAEPNTGERVPTVIADDLHIVYRVNGARTGKGSATAALSRILRRGSDDTARGVRKVHAVRGVSFIAYRGEAIGLIGSNGSGKSTLLRAIAGLLPAEKGKVYTDGQPSLLGVNAALMNDLTGERNVILGGLAMGMSREEIKARYQDIVDFSGINDKGDFITLPMRTYSSGMAARLRFSIAAAKDHDVLMIDEALATGDRAFQKRSEERIRELRKEAGTVFLVSHNNKSIRDTCNRVLWLERGELRMDGPTDEVLKEYEKFTGK, encoded by the coding sequence GTGGCTGAACCGAACACCGGCGAGCGCGTCCCCACCGTCATCGCCGACGACCTGCACATCGTCTACCGCGTCAACGGTGCCCGGACCGGCAAGGGCAGCGCGACCGCCGCCCTCAGCCGCATCCTCCGGCGCGGCTCCGACGACACGGCCCGGGGCGTGCGCAAGGTGCACGCCGTGCGCGGTGTCTCCTTCATCGCCTACCGGGGCGAGGCCATCGGCCTGATCGGCTCCAACGGATCCGGCAAGTCGACCCTGCTGCGGGCCATCGCCGGCCTGCTGCCCGCGGAGAAGGGCAAGGTCTACACCGACGGCCAGCCCTCCCTGCTCGGCGTCAACGCGGCCCTGATGAACGACCTGACCGGCGAGCGCAACGTCATCCTCGGCGGTCTGGCCATGGGCATGTCCCGCGAGGAGATCAAGGCCCGCTACCAGGACATCGTCGACTTCTCCGGCATCAACGACAAGGGTGACTTCATCACCCTGCCGATGCGGACGTACTCCTCCGGCATGGCGGCGCGGCTGCGCTTCTCCATCGCCGCGGCCAAGGACCATGACGTCCTCATGATCGACGAGGCGCTGGCCACCGGTGACCGCGCCTTCCAGAAGCGCTCCGAGGAACGCATCCGGGAGCTGCGCAAGGAAGCCGGCACGGTGTTCCTGGTCAGCCACAACAACAAGTCCATCCGCGACACCTGCAACCGCGTCCTGTGGCTGGAGCGCGGCGAGCTGCGGATGGACGGCCCGACCGACGAGGTGCTCAAGGAGTACGAGAAGTTCACGGGCAAGTAG
- a CDS encoding cation diffusion facilitator family transporter — MGAGHDHGHSHGAHAGGTATAAYRGRLRIALSITLTVMVVEIVGGVLADSLALVADAAHMATDALGLGMALLAIHFAARPPSERRTFGYARAEILAALANCLLLLGVGGYVLFEAVERFITPAATEGGLTVVFGAVGLVANTVSLALLMRGQRESLNVRGAFLEVAADALGSVAVIVSALVILATGWQAADPIASLVIGLMIVPRTWRLLRETLDVLLEAAPKGVDMAEVRAHILALDGVEDVHDLHAWTITSGMPVLSAHVVVSSEALTGIGHEKMLHELQGCLGDHFDVEHCTFQLEPGGHAEHEARLCH; from the coding sequence ATGGGGGCTGGGCACGATCACGGGCACTCGCACGGCGCGCACGCCGGCGGCACGGCGACGGCCGCGTACCGCGGGAGGCTGCGCATCGCGCTGTCGATCACGCTCACCGTCATGGTTGTGGAGATCGTCGGCGGAGTGCTCGCCGACTCGCTCGCGCTCGTCGCCGACGCGGCGCACATGGCGACGGACGCCCTGGGGCTCGGGATGGCCCTGCTCGCCATCCACTTCGCGGCCCGCCCGCCGAGCGAGCGGCGCACCTTCGGCTACGCCCGCGCGGAGATCCTCGCCGCCCTGGCCAACTGCCTGCTGCTGCTCGGGGTCGGCGGATACGTACTGTTCGAGGCGGTCGAACGCTTCATCACACCGGCCGCGACCGAGGGCGGCCTGACCGTCGTCTTCGGCGCGGTGGGCCTGGTGGCCAACACGGTGTCGCTGGCGCTGCTGATGCGCGGACAGCGGGAGAGCCTGAACGTGCGCGGAGCGTTCCTGGAGGTGGCGGCGGACGCGCTGGGCTCGGTCGCGGTGATCGTCTCCGCGCTGGTGATCCTGGCCACCGGCTGGCAGGCCGCCGACCCGATCGCCTCGCTCGTCATCGGGCTGATGATCGTGCCGCGTACCTGGCGGCTGCTGCGCGAGACCCTCGACGTGCTGCTGGAGGCGGCTCCCAAGGGCGTCGACATGGCGGAGGTCAGGGCCCACATCCTGGCGCTGGACGGCGTGGAGGACGTGCACGATCTGCACGCCTGGACGATCACCTCGGGCATGCCGGTGCTCTCCGCGCACGTGGTGGTCAGCTCCGAGGCGCTCACCGGGATCGGCCACGAGAAGATGCTCCACGAGCTCCAGGGCTGCCTGGGCGACCACTTCGACGTGGAGCACTGCACCTTCCAGCTCGAGCCCGGCGGGCACGCGGAGCACGAGGCGCGGCTGTGCCACTGA
- the hpnD gene encoding presqualene diphosphate synthase HpnD, producing MIRTVESAPHVSAPVLAAYRYCETVTGQQARNFAYGIRLLPTPKRRAMSALYAFSRRVDDIGDGALTDDVKAARLEDTRALLTRIREGAVTQDDTDPVAVALAHAAGQFPIPLGGLDELIDGVLMDVRGETYETWEDLKVYCRCVAGAIGRLSLGVFGTEPGARGAERAPEYADTLGLALQLTNILRDVREDAEGGRVYLPADDLAKFGCAAGFGGPTPPEGSDFAGLVHFEVRRARALFAEGYRLLPLLDRRSGACVAAMAGIYRRLLDRIERDPAAVLRGRVSLPGREKAYVAVRGLSGLDARHVTRKTVRRRA from the coding sequence GTGATCCGGACCGTGGAGTCGGCACCGCACGTGTCCGCACCGGTACTCGCCGCCTACCGCTACTGCGAGACCGTCACCGGGCAGCAGGCCCGCAACTTCGCCTACGGGATCAGACTGCTGCCCACGCCCAAGCGCCGCGCGATGTCGGCTCTGTACGCGTTCTCGCGCCGCGTCGACGACATCGGCGACGGCGCCCTCACCGACGACGTGAAGGCCGCCCGGCTGGAGGACACCCGGGCGCTGCTCACCCGCATCCGCGAGGGGGCGGTGACGCAGGACGACACCGACCCGGTCGCGGTGGCCCTCGCCCACGCCGCCGGACAGTTCCCGATCCCGCTCGGCGGACTGGACGAGCTGATCGACGGTGTCCTGATGGACGTCCGCGGCGAGACCTACGAGACCTGGGAGGACCTGAAGGTCTACTGCCGCTGTGTGGCCGGCGCCATCGGGCGGCTCTCCCTGGGGGTCTTCGGCACGGAACCGGGGGCGCGCGGAGCCGAGCGCGCGCCCGAGTATGCCGACACGCTCGGGCTCGCGCTCCAACTCACCAACATCTTGCGCGACGTCCGCGAGGACGCCGAGGGCGGACGCGTCTACCTGCCCGCCGACGACCTCGCCAAATTCGGGTGTGCGGCCGGCTTCGGCGGGCCGACGCCACCGGAGGGCTCCGACTTCGCGGGCCTGGTCCACTTCGAGGTGCGACGGGCCCGCGCCCTTTTCGCCGAGGGCTACCGGCTGCTGCCCCTGCTCGACCGCCGCAGCGGGGCCTGCGTCGCGGCCATGGCGGGCATCTACCGCCGGCTGCTGGACCGCATCGAGCGCGACCCGGCGGCCGTGCTGCGCGGCCGGGTCTCGCTCCCGGGGCGCGAGAAGGCGTACGTCGCCGTGCGCGGACTGTCCGGACTGGACGCCCGGCACGTGACCCGGAAGACCGTCAGGAGGCGCGCCTGA
- a CDS encoding iron-containing alcohol dehydrogenase family protein, with amino-acid sequence MPVLTRLIPSPVVVDIRAGALDDLGCVLADERISHSGRLAVAVSGGSGAKLRERISPSLPDATWYEVGGGTLDDAIRLADAMKSGRYDAVVGLGGGKVIDCAKFAAARVGLPLVAVATNLSHDGLCSPVATLDNDAGRGSYGVPNPIAVVIDLDIIRDAPVRFVRSGIGDAISNISAIADWELANRVKGERIDGLAAAMARQAGEAVLRHPGGIGDNDFLQVLAEALVLSGIAMSVSGDSRPSSGACHEINHAFDLLFPKRAASHGEQVGIGAAFAMYLRGAHEESAYMAEVLRRHGLPVLPGEIGFTTEEFVRVVEFAPETRPGRYTILEHLDLKTEQIKDTYADYVKAIGS; translated from the coding sequence GTGCCAGTACTGACCCGGCTCATCCCGTCGCCGGTCGTCGTCGACATCCGCGCGGGCGCCCTCGACGACCTCGGCTGCGTCCTCGCCGACGAGCGCATCTCGCACTCCGGCCGGCTCGCCGTCGCCGTCAGCGGCGGCTCCGGCGCCAAGCTGCGCGAGCGGATCTCCCCCTCGCTGCCCGACGCCACCTGGTACGAGGTCGGCGGCGGCACCCTCGACGACGCGATCCGGCTGGCCGACGCCATGAAGTCCGGCCGCTACGACGCGGTCGTCGGGCTCGGCGGCGGCAAGGTCATCGACTGCGCCAAGTTCGCCGCGGCGCGCGTCGGCCTGCCGCTGGTCGCCGTGGCCACCAACCTCTCCCACGACGGCCTGTGCTCCCCGGTCGCCACCCTCGACAACGACGCGGGACGCGGCTCCTACGGCGTGCCGAACCCGATCGCGGTCGTCATCGACCTGGACATCATCCGCGACGCCCCCGTCCGCTTCGTACGGTCCGGCATCGGCGACGCCATCTCCAACATCTCCGCCATCGCGGACTGGGAGCTGGCCAACCGCGTCAAGGGCGAGCGGATCGACGGCCTGGCCGCCGCGATGGCCCGGCAGGCCGGCGAGGCCGTGCTGCGCCACCCGGGCGGCATCGGCGACAACGACTTCCTCCAGGTGCTCGCCGAGGCGCTGGTGCTCAGCGGCATCGCCATGTCCGTCTCCGGTGACTCGCGGCCCTCCTCCGGCGCCTGCCACGAGATCAACCACGCCTTCGACCTGCTGTTCCCCAAGCGGGCCGCCAGCCACGGCGAGCAGGTCGGGATCGGCGCGGCCTTCGCGATGTACCTGCGCGGGGCGCACGAGGAGTCGGCGTACATGGCCGAGGTGCTGCGCCGGCACGGACTGCCGGTACTGCCCGGAGAGATCGGCTTCACCACGGAGGAGTTCGTCCGCGTCGTGGAGTTCGCCCCGGAGACCCGGCCCGGCCGTTACACGATCCTCGAACACCTCGACCTGAAAACCGAACAGATCAAGGACACCTACGCCGACTATGTCAAGGCCATCGGTAGCTGA
- the hpnC gene encoding squalene synthase HpnC, producing the protein MTATGTARAADPVRGTLDKAARENFPVAPFFLPRAWREDLMAVYGFARLVDDIGDGDLAPGGADARLLGVPDEAAEDRQVLLDAFETDLRRVFDSVPRHPLLRRLQPTVRRRSLTPGPFLGLIAANRQDQSVGRYETYDDLLAYCELSANPVGRLVLAVTGTATPERIRRSDAVCTALQIIEHLQDVAEDLARDRVYLPAEDMRRFHVREADLAAPTAGASVRALVAYEARRARDLLAEGAPLVASVHGRLRLLLAGFVAGGKAALRAIAAADHDVLSGPPRPGKATLLREMGSTLRGER; encoded by the coding sequence GTGACGGCCACCGGCACGGCGCGCGCCGCCGACCCGGTGCGCGGCACGCTCGACAAGGCCGCGCGCGAGAACTTCCCCGTGGCCCCCTTCTTCCTGCCCCGGGCCTGGCGCGAGGACCTGATGGCCGTGTACGGCTTCGCCCGCCTCGTCGACGACATCGGCGACGGCGACCTGGCCCCCGGCGGCGCCGACGCCCGCCTCCTGGGCGTCCCCGACGAGGCTGCCGAGGACCGGCAGGTCCTGCTGGACGCCTTCGAGACCGATCTGCGCCGCGTCTTCGACTCCGTGCCGCGCCATCCCCTCCTGCGCCGTCTCCAGCCCACCGTCCGCCGCCGCTCGCTGACGCCCGGACCCTTCCTCGGCCTGATCGCCGCCAACCGCCAGGACCAGTCGGTCGGGCGGTACGAGACGTACGACGACCTCCTCGCCTACTGCGAACTGTCGGCCAACCCGGTCGGCCGCCTGGTCCTCGCCGTCACCGGCACCGCGACGCCCGAGCGGATCCGCCGCTCCGACGCCGTCTGCACGGCCCTCCAGATCATCGAGCACCTCCAGGACGTGGCCGAGGACCTCGCCCGCGACCGTGTCTACCTGCCCGCCGAGGACATGCGCCGCTTCCACGTCCGGGAGGCGGATCTCGCCGCGCCCACCGCCGGCGCCTCGGTGCGCGCCCTGGTCGCGTACGAGGCGCGGCGCGCCCGCGATCTGCTGGCGGAAGGCGCCCCCCTGGTGGCCAGCGTCCACGGCCGGCTGCGACTGCTGCTCGCCGGGTTCGTGGCGGGGGGAAAGGCGGCCCTGCGGGCGATCGCCGCCGCCGACCACGACGTGCTGTCCGGCCCGCCCAGGCCCGGCAAGGCCACGTTGCTGCGCGAGATGGGTTCGACCCTGCGAGGAGAGAGGTGA
- a CDS encoding CDP-alcohol phosphatidyltransferase family protein has protein sequence MSRPSVAELRPVVHPAGVKDRRSGEHWAGRLYMREVSLRVDRYLVNTRITPNQLTYLMTVCGVLAAPALLVPGIPGAVLGVVAVQLYLLLDCVDGEIARWKKQYSLGGVYLDRVGAYLTDAAVLVGLGLRAADLWGTGRIDWLWAFLGTLAALGAILIKAETDLVGVARHQAGLPPVKEAASEPRSSGMALARRAAAALKFHRLILGIEASLLILVLAIVDQARGDLFFTRLGTAVLAGIALLQTLLHLVSVLASSRLR, from the coding sequence ATGTCAAGGCCATCGGTAGCTGAACTACGTCCGGTCGTCCACCCCGCGGGGGTCAAGGACCGGCGCAGCGGTGAGCACTGGGCGGGACGCCTCTACATGCGCGAGGTGTCGCTGCGGGTCGACCGCTACCTGGTGAACACCAGGATCACACCGAACCAGCTCACGTACCTGATGACCGTCTGCGGCGTCCTCGCGGCCCCGGCCCTGCTGGTGCCGGGGATCCCGGGCGCCGTGCTCGGCGTGGTGGCGGTCCAGCTGTACCTGCTGCTGGACTGCGTCGACGGCGAGATCGCGCGCTGGAAGAAGCAGTACTCCCTCGGCGGGGTCTACCTCGACCGGGTCGGCGCCTACCTCACCGACGCCGCCGTCCTGGTCGGGCTCGGCCTGCGCGCCGCCGACCTGTGGGGAACCGGCCGCATCGACTGGCTGTGGGCCTTCCTCGGCACCCTCGCCGCGCTCGGCGCCATCCTGATCAAGGCGGAGACCGACCTCGTCGGCGTCGCCCGCCACCAGGCCGGGCTGCCCCCGGTCAAGGAGGCCGCCTCCGAGCCGCGCTCCTCCGGCATGGCGCTGGCCCGCCGGGCCGCCGCCGCGCTCAAGTTCCACCGCCTCATCCTCGGCATCGAGGCGTCCCTGCTGATCCTGGTCCTCGCGATCGTGGACCAGGCACGGGGCGACCTGTTCTTCACCCGGCTCGGCACCGCCGTCCTCGCCGGCATCGCGCTGCTGCAGACCCTGCTGCACCTGGTGTCCGTCCTCGCCTCCAGCAGGCTGCGGTGA
- the idi gene encoding isopentenyl-diphosphate Delta-isomerase, with translation MPITPADAAHDASNGTADAILLELVDEKGVTIGTAEKLTAHQPPGRLHRAFSVFLFDERGRLLLQQRALGKYHSPGVWSNTCCGHPYPGEAPFAAAARRTYEELGVSPSLLAEAGTVRYNHPDPASGLVEQEYNHLFVGLVQAAPEPDAEEVAATAWVTPAELAERHAKDPFSAWFMTVLDAARPAIRELTGPSAGW, from the coding sequence ATGCCGATCACACCTGCCGACGCGGCGCACGACGCGTCGAACGGCACCGCGGACGCGATTTTGCTGGAACTGGTCGACGAGAAGGGCGTGACGATCGGCACCGCGGAGAAGCTCACCGCGCACCAGCCGCCGGGGCGGCTGCACCGCGCGTTCTCCGTCTTCCTCTTCGACGAGCGGGGGCGCCTGCTGCTTCAGCAGCGGGCGCTCGGCAAGTACCACTCCCCCGGCGTGTGGTCCAACACCTGCTGCGGCCATCCCTACCCCGGGGAGGCGCCCTTCGCGGCGGCGGCCCGCCGGACGTACGAGGAGCTCGGCGTCTCCCCGTCGCTGCTCGCCGAGGCCGGCACGGTGCGCTACAACCATCCGGACCCGGCCTCCGGGCTGGTGGAGCAGGAGTACAACCACCTCTTCGTCGGGCTGGTGCAGGCCGCGCCGGAGCCGGACGCGGAGGAGGTGGCCGCGACGGCCTGGGTGACCCCGGCCGAGCTGGCCGAGCGGCACGCGAAGGACCCCTTCTCCGCGTGGTTCATGACCGTGCTGGACGCGGCCCGTCCCGCCATCCGCGAGCTGACGGGCCCGTCCGCCGGCTGGTGA
- a CDS encoding glycosyltransferase family 2 protein, with protein sequence MKVGAVVITMGNRPEELRALLDSVARQDGDPVEVVVVGNGSPVPDVPEGVRTVELPENLGIPGGRNVGIEAFGPGGRDVDILLFLDDDGLLARTDTAELCRRAFAEDPELGIISFRIADPETGVTQRRHVPRLRASDPMRSSRVTTFLGGANAVRTRVFADVGGLPDEFFYAHEETDLAWRALDAGWMIDYRSDMVLHHPTTAPSRHAVYHRMVARNRVWLARRNLPLALVPVYLGVWMLLTLLRRPSLPALKAWFGGFREGWTSPCGPRRPMKWRTVWRLTRLGRPPVI encoded by the coding sequence ATGAAGGTGGGCGCCGTCGTCATCACCATGGGCAACCGCCCCGAGGAGCTGCGCGCGCTGCTCGACTCGGTCGCCCGGCAGGACGGCGACCCGGTCGAGGTCGTGGTCGTCGGCAACGGCTCGCCGGTACCCGACGTCCCCGAGGGCGTCCGCACCGTCGAGCTGCCGGAGAACCTCGGCATCCCCGGCGGGCGCAACGTCGGCATCGAGGCGTTCGGCCCCGGCGGCCGGGACGTCGACATCCTGCTCTTCCTCGACGACGACGGGCTGCTGGCGCGCACCGACACCGCCGAGCTGTGCCGCCGGGCCTTCGCCGAGGACCCGGAGCTGGGCATCATCAGCTTCCGCATCGCCGACCCGGAGACCGGCGTCACCCAGCGCCGCCACGTGCCCCGGCTGCGCGCCTCCGACCCGATGCGCTCCTCGCGGGTCACCACCTTCCTCGGCGGCGCCAACGCCGTACGGACCCGGGTCTTCGCGGACGTCGGCGGGCTGCCGGACGAGTTCTTCTACGCCCACGAGGAGACCGACCTGGCCTGGCGGGCCCTGGACGCGGGCTGGATGATCGACTACCGGTCCGACATGGTGCTCCACCACCCGACGACCGCGCCGTCCCGGCACGCGGTGTACCACCGCATGGTCGCCCGCAACCGCGTCTGGCTGGCCCGCCGCAACCTGCCCCTCGCGCTGGTTCCGGTCTACCTCGGCGTCTGGATGCTGCTCACCTTGCTGCGCCGCCCCTCGCTGCCCGCCCTGAAAGCGTGGTTCGGCGGGTTCCGGGAGGGCTGGACCAGCCCGTGCGGGCCACGCCGGCCCATGAAGTGGCGTACGGTGTGGCGGCTGACCCGGCTGGGCCGTCCCCCTGTCATCTGA